The sequence TGGATAGGATACCCTCCTCGACCTCCGCCTCGGACGTCAGAGCCAAGGAGAACGGACACCACACCGTAACCGCCAAAGGTACGTCCCACTTTCGACAGGTCAAATTTAGCACATCTTTGGTCATCATCCAAGGACTTGTGagttggtttgaaaaaaaaaaaaaaaatccacaaacagaataagagagaaaagatatgaatgtgacgtacatgtttacatttctccgttcaggacaggactccacgatcgcgaatttaaccactcgcgaaattgtcgtgAAGTCGCGATTCACAAAAATGTAGTctcacgaaatatatggcgtatacagtatatgaaatGCGCAAGATGGGACAGTGTGTCACAAGTCCCAAAATTGCAAGCAGAGCAATGAGTTggataatgaaacaaaaactaggctgctaaaaaaaataaatgaatgaataaataagtaaataaaaagataaggaacaaacaaaacacagttGGGTGTCACTGCCTTCATGCAGCCTCCTATAGTGATTCCTTTGCCAAaggttttgtgtttgtgaattCGATGGTCAGTCTTCATGTTGACCACAAGCGCTTGCATTATGTTGTCTTATGTCTGAGGTCAGTGAAAGAGTATTCTTCCTTGCTGCTGAgatttaaaaaagacaaaattgatgaaacccTATTACAAGGAATCTTGGCACTCCACAACAACTACGATgccatttcttgtttttcaaaaCATGTGATACCTATTTGTTTAGCATTCACTGTAATGTAAATACATTTTAGAACACTTCCATGCTGTAGAAGCATAGGCTATTTCGCTATAATAGAGATAGAAGGAAAATGGTGTTTATTTTCACCATCAAAATCAGCCAGTTTGATAAATAAAAGTGAACCAACCGAGCCCAAACGAACAAATGGATGAATGCCGGATGAATTTAATTGTAAGCTATCGTGGCATGCTGTGCTTTCATGTCTAGACTTAGTGTGATAATAATCACTTGCAGGAGTGAGAATTTGTATCACTATGTGACTGGTAGGTACTCCATGTTCCGGGTAAACTCTGACACACAAGCAACACaattttttcataatgttttttttttttttttgcctttttttttgttgctttttttcagGTGTAAGCTTTATATAAATGCTGCTTACTTTTTTTCATCCCACTGCGCCATTATAGGTGATTCTAACAATGCAGCTGTCATTCCGTCCAAAGCAAGTCTCGAGCGGAGGGACACGGGCGACTTCAGCAGCGGGCTGGTGAATGGTAACCACGGCAACCAGAGGCATCAGGAAGGAAACAGCCTGGTGAGAGTGACTACCGCCCTGTTCACACTCGTAAAATAAGATTACTGTATACAAAGAGCGCTCCGATTCAGAGCAACATGACGCAAAAGTATGCTCGTCCTTTGTTTACCAGCATACATCCCATCAAGGTTGGCAGGAAGAGTGTAAACTGAGATCTTTTCGCCAGAGTTTCCAATGAAGGAAAGTTGTTAAAGAAAGCGCTCCGCAAGAGCAATTTCCTGCATGATCGCATCCcgtcaagtgtgtgtgtgtatgagtgggAGAGGCTCTTCTCGTGTGATTTCTTACCACTTCTCCATTTTCCCCATTTCCCCATCATCTCGTCTCATCCTTGAATCACCTCGCCCACCCCTGGGAGCCTATTATCGAACGATGAGGCCTGCGATGTAAAATCGTACAGCTGTAATTACACTGTCTCATTATCTACGAGTAACTAGCATTCTTTATGTGCAGCATTCTTTAATAGGGGAGTTCTTGAAACAAGCATTCTCAAGCTCCATTGCACGGTCTCTCCTACTTGACTTTCTCACCTTTCTTCCAAGGACTCTTCtcaataatttttttatttttagaaaaataaagagaataataagaaaattcttgcttcttttgaccataacttctcaaatgtacctttttatgaagtgaccaatatatcatttaaaaggtgttattttgtactttatgacagagaccgtacttcaaaatcttaaaaaatggtcttattggtttttgcgaacaaactcttcatatatatatatatatatatatatatatatatatatatatatatatttatatctatctctccctctttgtGTCTATTTCCCCTGTTTCAAATCcttattcatattcattcaaaCATATGATAGAACAGTTTGTGAATGTCGAGAGGGATTTTGAAGCAGAAAGGGTCATGTTTTCATTCAGTTGCTGACTCTGAATTTTaagatgtacaaatgtatatctcATATTGAAGAAAGATTGGAATTAACTTGTTAAATTCTCTGAATCTGCTCAAAAAATTGCCGACTCTGAATTTTAaggtgtacaaatgtatgtctcATATTGAAGAAAGATAGGAATTAACTCGTTAAATTCTCTGAATCTGCtcaaaaatcagaaaaaaaaaatacagttaacACAAATTTGCCAGTACTGAGACAAAAAACATTCACTTATATCCTCATGAATTATCTTCCAAAGTGTGTTACCAATTGAAGGATGAGTCATAGATTTACTGATTTAGTGTCTTTTGATGATTTTTGCAACTGACATAAATAATGGTGTGTGAGCAAGTAGGGCtcaaacgagagagagagaaaaaaacacccacaaaCCTGTCCCAATTCTATTGTTAGAAATGTTGGCAGTCGTGCAGGGGGCAACTTTACGTGTGCTAGAAATGAGAGCTATCATttacatgttttttgtttgttttgtttatatattgCAGATTGATCTCTCCAGTGTCAAGAGACATAAAGAGATGCCATTGTCTGGCCCCATCTATAACAACAACAGGTAAGcttctctcccccaccccccttcccCATGCAGCATGAATATCTGAGTTGCAGATTCTACATCATAATGACATTGACTTCACCTTGTATTTTATCCTATTTTTACTGTTGTATGCTAttaaattgattttattttgaacTTAATTTAGAAATGAACTCCATAATCTAAATGCATCAACAGTTTGGGATgcctctggaaaaaaaaaaatcgtaggcAAAGTCCATCCAGGGAATTTTATGATGCAGTAACGGATCCAGAGGgaggcgcaaccggcgcacaccccccccccctttattttttgttaaaaacaaaagaaataaaaagaaaaaaatgaaatgaaacccggaagtggcaccagaaataattagtcacgccccccccccccccccccccgttacagaattcctggatccgcccctaatGATGTGTTCAAGTTTATTGCTGATCTTTTTAGATGATGTGAACTATTTGCTGATCTATCTTCAGCTTTATAGCTCTtgagattttgttgttgttgttgttgttgttgttgttgttgttgttgttgttgttgttgatgatacCCGAGTCTGGTCCAGTAAACAGTTATTAGCTATTCTTTTTGAAGGGTTTTCTGGTTTTGCCGGGGAAAAACTCTTCCATTCGCAGATTGTGCATAAACTTGATCACATTGCAAAATTTCTCTATTCTATAAATGAAgtagttgctgttgtttttactTTACATGCACTCATGCACTCATTCcttcatccatctatccatccatgtATTCATTCATCCTCCATTAGATTCATTCATTTGCAATTTCCTCAGTATGGTGTGGAGATGGCTGTTTGAATAGCAGCAGTACTTGCC comes from Diadema setosum chromosome 17, eeDiaSeto1, whole genome shotgun sequence and encodes:
- the LOC140241241 gene encoding uncharacterized protein is translated as MGCSAGKNPPLDRIPSSTSASDVRAKENGHHTVTAKGDSNNAAVIPSKASLERRDTGDFSSGLVNGNHGNQRHQEGNSLIDLSSVKRHKEMPLSGPIYNNNREVSKSQSDFFKMLDEKIEQGHYDPDDET